The Malus domestica chromosome 10, GDT2T_hap1 nucleotide sequence GAtcacatgacaaataaaattaataacttacatgattttacaaaaatgacaaatttttctcaAGTGTCCGTAGCTAATGGGAAGGGTGCCACATTtgtaggaaaaggaaaaatcaaCTTATTGTCAAAACACATAGAGTCAGCAGCCCTTTACataccttcttttccttttcaactTCTATCAGTAGGAGCTATCACCAATTCTCTAAACTGTCTAGTCATTTTCTCCCCTCACAATGTCATTTTTCAGGATATCATCACCAAGAGAACGATTGGTGAAGGTTTCTTGTTGAATGGGCTTTACTACTTGGCTAAAGACACTAATAATCCCAAGTTTTTTCAAGTCAGTTCAAGTGTTTTTCAAGATCAACAACTTTGGCATCAACGTTTGGCACATCCTTCTGATAAAGTAATGTCTTTTTTGTTTCCAAAAATATGTAAGGACAAGTTAAAGTGTGATGTTTGTCACTTGTCTAAATTTTCTAGGTTGCCTTTTGATTCTTCCACTTCTAGAGCTAGCCATCCTTTCGAAATCATTCATTCAGACATTTGGGGTCCAATACTAGAGTCATTTGATGGATATAAATACTTTGtaacctttgttgatgattttacAAGGATGACTTGGTTGtatcttttgaaatttaagAGTGAACTTTCAAATGTTTTTCAAGATTTTCACAAACTGGTTGGTATTCAATTTGCATAAAAAATTCATATATTAAGATCCGACAATGGCACTGAATACATGTCCCATAACATGTCTCAATATCTTAGTATTCATGGAATACTGCACCAAACTACATGTGTTGGCACACCCCAACAAAATAGGATTGCTGAGAGAAAGAATAAAGACCTTCTTGAGAAGACAAGATCAATCATGTTTCATATGAATGTGccaaagaaattttggtcaCAAGGAGTACTTACAACTGCCTACCTAATCAATAGATTGCCTAGTAAAGTACTCAGTTTCAAGTCTCCATATGAAGTGTTGAAGGACAGACCGAATGATCTCTCACACTTGAGAGTTTTTGGGTCCACTTGCTTTGTTCACAACCAATCTCTCCACCGTGATAAACTGGATCCTCGAGCAACCAAATGTGTTTTCTTTGGCTACTCATCTACCCAAAAGGGCTACAAGTGTTACAATCcaatcacaaagaaaataatGGTTTCAAGGGATGTGAGATTTGATGAAAACATGCCCTACTTCTCCAAGAAACTAAGTGATACAGATCAGGGGGAGTTTTTGAGTGACATGTTTCCATTATCTAGTGTTCCCCTCTATCAAGAAAGTCCCATTTCATGTAACCCACCAACTCTATTGCATGAGATACCTTCATCTCAAACCACAGATATTGAACCTTAAGTTCCAATTCGTCGAAACCCTTCTAGGGTTCAACAGCCTCCAATTTGACTACATGATTATGTCACCTACACTTCTAGGTATCCTCCTACAAACTTTGTTTCCTATAAGTAGTTTTCCCCCTCTCATACTTCTTTTCTTAGTACCTTGGACAATACTCATAAACCACAAACATTTCAAGAAGCAAATGAACTTGAAATCTGGCAAAAAGCGATGAGGGATGAACTGCAAGCTCTTCATGACAACCGAACCTGGAGTGTAGTTAAACTTCTCGAAGGGAAGAAATCGGTTGGCAGCCGTTGGGTGTACAAGACTAAGTTCAACTCAGATGGGACGATTGAAAGGCACAAAGCTCGTTTGGTGGCTCGTGGATTTACCCAGACTTATGGCTTGAATTACAAGGAAACATTTGCTCCCGTAGCCAAAATGAACACTGTAAGGGTTATATTATCAGTTATCGTTAATAAGTCTTGGCCTCTTTATCAAacggatgtgaagaatgcttttTGCATGGGGAATTAGAGGAGGAAGTGTACATGAAACTACCACCCGAACATCCTCAATCAGATGACCCTGACATGGTTTGTAAACTGCACAAATCTacttatggattgaaacagTCTCCACGTGCATGGTATGCAAAACTGAGCTCCATTCTTGAAAAGTTTGGCTTTCAAAGAAGTAGTGCTGATTCCTCACTATTTGTTCGTGATGGCTTAGTTGGAAAAGTAATCGTTTTAATCTACGTTGATGATCTTATAGTGACAGGTGACAATGCTGAAGAAATTCACTTTCTTAAGCTTACTCTGCAAAACAAATTGGCAATCAAAGATTTGGGACGTCTCAAATATTTCCTTGGTATTGAGCTTGCAAATTCACATGAAGGCTTCTTTCTCAATCAAAGGAAATACATTCTTGATCTTTTGAAAGACTCTGACTTAATAGATAGTAAACATGCACGTACTCCTTTGGATAGCAAGCTACAACTTAGTACTCACAGTGAAGCTTTCTTTGATATTACTAAGTATCAAAGACTTgtaggaaagcttatttatctCACAATCACGCGTCTTGATATCTCTTATGTCGTGAGTATTgtgagtcaatttatgcatgctccTACATTAGCTCATATGCAAATTGTGAAGAGAATTCTTCGTTATCTAAAAGGGTCTATTTGTCGAGGACTCCTTATGACAAAAAATGATAGCACTGCCATCATGGGATATacagatgctgattgggctgggaATTCTCTTGATCGTAAGTCAACAACAGGTTTTTGCACCTTTGTAGGTGGCAATTTGGTAACATGGCGCAGTAAGAAGCAAACTGTGGTAGCTCGATCCAATGCAGAGGCCGAGTATCGAGCTATGGCCTCCACTGCGTGTGAACTTATTTGGCTGAAAAGCCTTCTGTTGGATCTAGGCTTTCCCAGCAATGAACCTATGTCTATGTTCTGTGACAATCAAGCTGCCATGCACATTGCTTCCAATCCGGTCTTCCATGAGAGAACAAAGCATATTGAAGTGGATTGTCATTATGTTCGAGCACAAGTTCAATCCAAAATCATAACCACCTACTATACTCACAGTCATGATCAGTTGGCTGACATTTTTACCAAATCTCTTCCTACGGTTCCGTTTCTATGCATTATGTCCAAGCTTGGCTCAAGGGATCCCCTAGATctagcttgagggggagtgttggaagaatAATGTTGTTGGAAGAATAATGCAAGCTTTAACAGCTCAACTTAGGGAGCTTTCGGCTAGTCTTAGTGCTAGTGTTAGCTGTTATTCCCTCATCATTGTAAAGTTAGTTAGTGAGAGTGGAGGTCATCATCATGCTTGCTTAGCTGCCATTATTCTCTACCTATTGTCCTCTATTCTTCTTTCCCATTTCTTCTTCTATATATGTTTGATCTTGTAACTGTTTTATACATGAAATATACATCAAAAATTCAATAATCTATATATTTTATGGCCAGGCTCAGAAGAAAATCACAAagctttctctcattttttgaAGTCAACTGAAATTTCCATTGTTGCTTAATTTTGTCATTAAGAAACTTTTAATTATGGGTTTCCAGTTGCCGGGCACTGTTCATGCtaagaaattccaaatttcGGCGTTGGAATTCCTAAATGAGAACTataatgtattattattttttaggaataattagtatccggtccctagttactaatgttcattgactgaaatcttattagttttcagattttgatccAAATCCCTACCATTAATGtattaatgaatttacatgtcaaTTATATAattgtttaaaataaaaattaataattgatttaggattttaatactcctacctttattaaactcctaactaatttttaatccaaaacatttccaaaataaataaaaaattagaataagtttgtacccattagctttttaaaaaatgttttcaattttttaatcttatatgtacccattcatgtaattttttcaaatttttaatcttaaaatgtacccattcttaaatatatcaatttgttatatgtaaaatgtaccattttttgctagcaaaaaaaatgtattcaggtttaaacttatatgggtacatttttagctagtaaatttttttttcaaacttatatgggtacattctttttctttgatttgagaatgtaatCATGTTAAGTTTCatcgaagaaatttaataatgttattaagtctaatatctaattttttttgtggttttgaagaacgtacccatgttttggttcactaatttttttgttaatttttatgaatgtactcatgtttttacacacacacacacacacaatagtataatttatattttaatatttttcatcccataaattatgggttttgatttaaaatctcattaacataaacaactataaatttcaatttttaatttaaaaaaatatagtaacataaatagaaataaattatcacatttaTTTCAAGGACGtagatcaaaaattgaaaaccaacaagatttcaataaaaaaatattgatagATAGGGACctcatccaaagtctccctattTTTTATTCTGCTGGTTATCTTATATATCTTATGTTTGGGTTCTAGTGAACTCTTATGTATCCTACATCTTTCTATCACCTATTAATTTTTGGGTGTATCTCAGGATCGGGACGTGACACCTCAACCGTGATAAATCGAATGTATAATTAAGGAGAGATTTGTTAGCCTATGACCTTGTATGCACCCGCTATTGATTCAGTACTTTGTATCCATACAATCTCTGTTAAGTAGTAACATCCATCTAGTAAGGCTAGCTAAGTTGTCTAGCTAAAGCAGTGAGCTCCTAAATGCTTCGATGTAATTAGGAATGAAACCATGTAATTATAAGTTGTAAATCCCGATTTGAGATTTTCAACAAAAACATGGTACATCACAATTCCAAAAATTGTAAAACTGAGCTGTTATTTTCACGGCAAAATAGTATTTCCCTTGTAAAAATGCTGTGATCATTTACTGAATTATTACTGCAACTTTTATGTACATCAGAGCCTAACATCCTTATCCACATTTATAATCTTTATTCACATCATCCTTCAGAGAGTACATTTCGCACTCACAAAAGGGAAAAGTATTTGTACAGTATGAAGAAAAATTCTTGCTTTACAAAAATGTGACTCAACTCGTAATCACAATGAATTCATAACTGAGAAATAATATCAATGAAGGTATCTTGTCTGCAGGGAATTGTTAGACCACCCATTGGATGATCAAATCCAAATTCTTGTTCAGCCTCACTTAGCAAGTCTTGGAATGAAAGTTGGTTGAGGTATGATACAGGAATGACAAACCGCTGTCTCTCGCTCTCCCCAACATAAACCGCTAAATAACCTTTTGGGACATCTGCTAAATTATGTGAACCACCTCGACTTGAATTTGAAAAAGACCGCCGAAGAATTTTCTTTGCATGAGTTACACTTGGACGACGGAAACCCATGATTTTATGTCTTTCTGGAGAAATGTCCGGTGCAAGTTTattggagaaagaagaagagaagagttGAGAATATTCAGAGGCTTGAATGAATAATGGCAATGAAAGTCTCATGAAATAAATATAGTTAAAGTTTTATGTAGGATTTGTCCTCTGTTGAAAGAAATATGTGGTGACAATTAAGACCATATTAGGGCATAGAAGGGACACTGATGACATGGTGCTGTTTTCCACCTCAACTTCAATATTTTAGGTGAAATACTGCTGGACATAATGCAGTACTTCAACAGAAATATATTCTCAATCACCACCAATTAATGTATTTTGACAAGATGATGAATTTGAAGACAGAGCCATGTGAACTTGCAAATGCTTCTGTctttagattttttttcaatCCCATTCAATTTCTTGCAGACCACTCACTCAAACTTTCTTATAACATCCTGTTAATTGTTAGGATTACCAGTGATCTTGTCGGCGTATCTTCAGAACATGAGTAGGACACTATGTTTTATTTAGTTTCAATACGTTTTCAGTTTGTGCAGTTATGAAAAGATGTAGCTGTAGGGTATTATGATTCTTCATTTCTACTcgtatatttttcttgattagaTGGAAAGACATGTCCATGTGATTTTCCACGAGAAAATGACTATCAACTGGCTCCACCACGGTCCTTCACCAATCATATTTTTTCCGTAATCAATGTCCTTGAGAAATTGGAAGTCATAGCCATGTGAACATTTAAATgttaaaattagaagaaaatgtAGTACAACAATGGAGGATATGCTGCAATGactagagtgagagagagggaatGAATGAGAGCAGAGAATATGACTCTGCAATtcttcacacacacactgtttgattgctttttttttttttgagagagAAACATCTCTCTACACATAACAGTTACACTTCCAATCTTTTGGCAGTATTCAAAATTACATCCAAGTAATCCTAGCCATCCATCTTACACCCTCTGAGATGAAGACACATGTACACTCACTTACTTAAGAACTAAGAGACTTAGATAAGAAAGCATACAACCAATTTAGCTAAACATCCTAGCAATATAAGCTAGAAATACAACTACCACATCAGATCACAATTTACACACTAACAGCCCCCTTTAAATTGTGAACTGATTTAACTCCAAGAAGTTCCCTCAGATAACTGAATTGTTCTCTTGCCAATGCCTTTGTAAAGATATCAGCAATTTGCTCTTTTGTAGGACAATGCAACAGCTCAATTACTCCTTGCTGCAATGCTTCCTTTATGAAATGGTATCTCTTGTTGATGTGCTTGGTCTTCTGATGAAAAATAGGGTTTTTAGTGATAGCTATGGCTGAAGTATTATCACAATTCATTGGTGTTGCAACTGTTTGCATTTCACCAAAGTCCTCCAAAACAAATCTCAGCCATGTAGCCTGTGCAGTTGCTTCAGATGCACTAATGTACTCTGCTTCAGCTGTTGATAATGCAACACATTGTTGCTTGACTGAAGACCAAGAGAAAACTCCACTGCCAAAGGTGAATGCATACCCCGAtgtacttttcatatcatcttCTGAACCGCTCCAGTCACTGTCACAAAATCCAATTAAGATTGCTCCTTTGCCTTTCTTGTATTCCAAGCCAAAATCAAGAGTCCCTTGAACATATCTTAGTACTCTCTTTGCTGTACCAAGGTGCTTGTTGGTTGGACAGTGCATAAACCGTGATAGCAGACATGCAGCATACATTATATCAGGTCTAGTTGCTGTGAGATACAGCAAACTGCCTACAATTTGTCTATATTGAGCTTCATCCGCAGTCCCactttcatcttcttttctcAATTTATCACTTGGAACCAATGGAATACTCACTGACTTACAGTCTTGAAGTCCAAATTTCTTCAGTAGAGAAGAAGCATATTTTCTCTGATGAATGAAAATATACTCCTCAGTTTGCATTACTCCCATACCAAGAAAGTGATGTAAGAGTCCAAGATCTGTCATTTCATATTTGAGCATCATATCAGATTTGAAATCATCCATCAATTCCTGACAACTTCCAGTGTAtattatgtcatcaacatagataGACACAATAATCATTTCTGAACTTTTCCTCCACTTGGTATACAGAGTTGCTTCACTAGTGCTTTTCTTAAACCCACAGAGTGTAAGGTATGAGTCTATTTCACCATACCAGGCCCTTGGTGCCTGCTTCAGACCATACAGTGCTTTATGTAACCTGTAGACCTTATCTTCTTCCCCTTGTACAATAAATCCATCCGGCTGATCAACATACACTTCTTCTTCTAGTACCCCATTCAAGAATGCCGATTTTACATCCAATTGAAACAACTTCCATTTGTTCTTTGCTGCCAGGGCAATTAATGTTCTGATTGTATCCAACCTTGCCACAGGTGCAAAGGTTTCATTATAATCAATTCCGGGCTTTTGTGCATAGCCTTTTGCAACAAGCCTAGCCTTGTTCTTTTGAActgatccatccaaattcaatttAGTTTTGTACACCCATTTCACACCAATCACAGGTTTATCAGATGGTCTTTTCACTAATTCCCAAGTCTTATTTTTCTCAATCATGCTGATTTCATCTTTCATAGCTTTCTTCCAAGCTTCATCCTGTGCAGCTTCATAATAGGATTCTGGTTCAACAATACACACATGACATCTTTCATAGATTTCACTCAAACTTCTATATCTCAAAGGAGTATGATCAATCTGAGATGCAGAAGTTGAGTCACTAGCACTTCCAGATTCAATGAGTGGAGAATCTGTAAGTTGAGTCTGAGAACCTTCAGCAACAGCTTGTTCCATGGAATCCGAATCCTCATCAGCTTCTTTCATCTCTGAAGATTCACTTGCAGCAATTGGAATGTACACTTCTTTGATCTTCTGTCTATCCCAATCCCATGTACCATTCTCATCAAAAATAACATCTCTTGAAATGATTACTTTCTGATTTTCAGGATTAAGCAATCTGTACCCCTTTTCACAAGTGCCATATCCAATAAAAATACCAATGACACTTGTTTCATCCAGCTTCTGTCTCAGGTTTCCAGGAATAAGAGAATAACCTAATGAGCCAAACACTCTCAAGTGTTGAATTCCAGGTTTTCTTCCATTGAATTTCTCAAAAGGTGTCACATTTTCCAATGCTTTTGTAGGACATCTATTTAGCAAGTAGACAGATGTAACTACAGCTTCACCCCAAAGACTATAAGGAAGACCTTTCTCATGAAGCATACACTTTGCCATCTCCACTATAGTTCTATTTTTCCTCTCTGCAACTCCATTCTGTTGTGGAGAGTATGCAACAGTAAGCTGCCTCTCCAAACCCAAAGCTTCACAAAACTGTTCAAATTCATTTGAGGTAAATTCTCCTCCTCTATCTTTTCTCAATTTCTTCACTGAAAAACCACTTTGAAGTTCCACCATAGCTTTGAATTTATTGAATACATGAAAGACATCTGACTTGTGTCTCAAGAGATATATCCAGCACATCCTCGAATAGTCATCAATGAATGTAACAAAGTATCGATTTCCACTCATGGTTGGTGTTTGCataggaccacacacatctgagTGTATAAGTTCCAATGGCATTCTTGCTCTCCAGATTGACTCCCTTGGAAAGGACACTCTATGATTCTTACCAAATGCACATCCCTGACATACACCTTCACTGTCATGCATTTCAGGTAACCCAAGAACCATATCATGCTCCTGCAATTGTTGCAAACTTCTAAAATTCAGGTGGCCAAACCGTTTATGCCACATTGTACTACTCTGATGCACATTGGTTTTCAGTACCAAATGATCGTTTGACTTGAACACAAGTGGAAAGCATctgtttcctttttgtttcacactaACAACTAAATTTGTCAGAGTTCTATCATAAAAAATATCCACCTTATAATCACCAAATAACAGAAAATACCCATGTTCAGTCATCTGCCCAACACTGAGAAGGTTTTCTGCAATTCCAGGTACCAACATAACTTCTCTTATGTACCTTTTTCCTTTATCCGTATCAATGACCAAGGTTCCTTTGcctttcacatcaacaagaacCCCTGTGCCAACTTGCACTTTTGCCTTAATACTTCTATCAATTTCCACAAGTAACTCCTCTTTGGAAGTCATGTGATTACTGCACGTACTGTCAATATACCAGGCATCACTCACAGCTTTCACTTCAGTTGATTGCTTGACCATGAAGAGATTTCCAGGTTCTCCCACCTTGTTTGTAAAGTTTCTTTGCTCTCCCACTTTGTTTGCAAAATTTCCTTGCTGAgcatttttgttttgattgCAGATCCTAGCAATATGACCAGGTTTTCCACACTTGTGACATTTAATCTTCCCTTTTAGCCAACATTCACCATAGTGAAGTTTATCACAGTATTTGCATGCCCCTCCAGTGTTGTTAGCTTCATTTCTTACACTTGGAGTAAACCTATTAGTCCACTGCTTCCCTTTGAACTTGAAGTTCTTCGGATATTTTGATCCACCAGTATTGGTATGTTGATTACCAAATTTACTATTCTTAGATGAGATATCTAAGCTAGCAAATGCACGTTCTGTGCTACTCTCTTCATGTCTGATTAATCTCAGTTCAAACCCTTTCAATATGGCAACCACATCTTGTGCATCAATTACATCAATATCTTTAGTATTTTCTATAACAGAAGCAATGCTATCATATGTTTTGGGTAAACTGATCAATAGCTTTTGCACAATTCTCTGATTACTAAGATCTTCTCCATAGCTTCGCATCTGATTTATCAGATCAAACAACCTAACTAAATATGCAGCTAGAGATTCACTTTCACTCATACGGGTATATTCAAAATCACGACGCAGACCTTGTAATTTCACAGATCGTACCTGTTTGTCCCCTACATACTCTTGCTTCAGAATATCCCAAGCTTCTTTCGCAGTTTCCAAAGTTGCAATGCGTGGAAAAATTTGATCCGATACGGCTCCCTGAATGATTCCAAGAGCCCTTGCATCCTTGACCAGATTTTCACTCCGCAACTTCGTTTCCACCTCAGTGAGGTCTCCTTCCCCTTTCGCTGAAGTGGTAAAACCTTTTTCAACAATATTCCATAACTCGTGAGATTGGAAGATTGTTTTCATTCGAATCTGCCAGAAATCGAAGTTTTCTCCGTTGAACACCGGAGCTCGAAGCTCCCCTCCACCAGATCCAGCCATGTTAGACTCAGATCACACCTCTCTCTACTATTTCCTTTGCAACGATGTGTTGCAAACACTTGCTCACTATCTCTCACAGAATTGACGCCCAGAGATTCAGACCCAAcaaggctctgaggccatgttaaaattagaagaaaatgtAGTACAACAATGGAGGATATGCTGCAATGactagagtgagagagagggaatGAATGAGAGCAGAGAATATGACTCTGCAATtcttcacacacacactgtttgattgcttttt carries:
- the LOC139188534 gene encoding uncharacterized mitochondrial protein AtMg00820-like: MRDELQALHDNRTWSVVKLLEGKKSVGSRWVYKTKFNSDGTIERHKARLVARGFTQTYGLNYKETFAPVAKMNTVRVILSVIVNKSWPLYQTDVKNAFCMGN
- the LOC139188535 gene encoding uncharacterized mitochondrial protein AtMg00810-like; translated protein: MKLPPEHPQSDDPDMVCKLHKSTYGLKQSPRAWYAKLSSILEKFGFQRSSADSSLFVRDGLVGKVIVLIYVDDLIVTGDNAEEIHFLKLTLQNKLAIKDLGRLKYFLGIELANSHEGFFLNQRKYILDLLKDSDLIDSKHARTPLDSKLQLSTHSEAFFDITKYQRLVGKLIYLTITRLDISYVVSIVSQFMHAPTLAHMQIVKRILRYLKGSICRGLLMTKNDSTAIMGYTDADWAGNSLDRKSTTGFCTFVGGNLVTWRSKKQTVVARSNAEAEYRAMASTACELIWLKSLLLDLGFPSNEPMSMFCDNQAAMHIASNPVFHERTKHIEVDCHYVRAQVQSKIITTYYTHSHDQLADIFTKSLPTVPFLCIMSKLGSRDPLDLA
- the LOC139188387 gene encoding auxin-responsive protein SAUR21-like is translated as MRLSLPLFIQASEYSQLFSSSFSNKLAPDISPERHKIMGFRRPSVTHAKKILRRSFSNSSRGGSHNLADVPKGYLAVYVGESERQRFVIPVSYLNQLSFQDLLSEAEQEFGFDHPMGGLTIPCRQDTFIDIISQL